TAGGTGCAGTGCAGCTGTTGTTTGGAGACTCGGAGCTCTCGGTCCATGCCCGCCACCTGTTCGACAGAAGTcctcggaggaggaggagcttcCTGTTCCTGACGCTTTGACCAAGGTGAGCCTCCAATTGGATACATTTCATTGTTGATTTTCCAAAGATTTTCTACACCATCGCCCATTACCGTTTGTACACATGCGGAAAGATATGGCCATGTCTGCTGTAATTCTCGGGCTCGCAGGAGCCAGGAGGCTCGGTGTTCTTTGTTTGGTACTACCAGCCAATTGTGTTTCTACATGCATTCATGGAAGCTCTAATCAAGCTGGAATATTCCTTGATCATCACAAAACTTTACCATGCCCTAATGTGTCCGGAACCCTGCATTCAAGCGTGGAAACGGGTGGCGGCCAGGTACAACCGTATACAAGTTGTCACTCTGCCAAACTTATCTCAAGAATCCTCTGTTGGAATCAGTCAGTAAGGAATTAGTATTACCTTCGTTTCatgttataaaatgtttttgcttttctttaaTTCACatagatattaataaatttgaattcaaagcTTATTCGGGGGCACCCCGCaagtaatttaaaagttagaATTTAATTGCAACGTGCAAAGGTGGGGTGGTTGCTTTGTTGGCGGGTGGTGTAGGGTCTGGTTTGACTGTGGTATGTCACGCGTTGTTTATTACGTAGCGCGCAAAGCGTTGTATAgtagtgttatatatatatatatatatatatatatatatatatatatatatatatatatatatatatatatatatatataaacttatccttagtttataaatgaatctagagaAATTCAAAACATCTTAGAATTTAAAACGAAGAGAGTAGTAATCTGATACGGCAGAGGAAGGGCAACGAAAGAATTGGAGCAAGGCAGCGAGTTAAGTCATGTACGACAGGGACCTAGAGCTTGAATGCATGCACGATGTCCATGTCCTTCTAGTACtatatttgtattagtatCTTGTTAGAGAGTGATACATGTGGAAAGAAATGTCCGCCTGTCCGGCGGACACGGTCAAAAAGTGACGTGAGCACAGTAGCACTCCTTTCTCTTTCCCTGTGAGCCCGGAGACGGGAGACCGTTAAACAAGTCAAGAGTTGACCCGGTGGCGGTGAGTCCTCGCCATCTCGGCAATGGCACGTTGGAGGCATCATGGGGGTTAAATACGGCAGCACACTTCTTGAGTTCTTGTCACTCCACTTAGGCAGCATTGCAATTCTGCAATCACCATGGCGATGGCTCCTACGAGCTTGCTGCTTTCGCTTTCCATTGTCTTGCACCTGGCGCTGGCGGCAGCCGGAGCGGAAGGAGAAGATGCCGCAGCTCTGCTCGCTTTCAAGGccgcggcggtcggcggcggcggcgtgcttgCGTCGTGGAACGGCAGCGCCGCCGGGGTGTGCAGCTGGGAAGGCGTGAGGTGCGACCGGCTGCGGCGGGTGGTGGCGCTTAGCCTGCGCGGGCAAGATCTCTCCGGGACACTGTCGCCGGCCGTCGGCAACCTGACGTCGCTGCGGGTGCTCAACCTGAGTTACAACTGGCTGCACGGTGAGATTCCCGCAAGCCTCGGCCGCCTGCGTCTCCTCGGGACACTAGACCTGAGCTTCAACACCTTCTCCGGCGACGTCCCCGGCAACCTGACCTCCTGCACCAGCTTGAAAAACCTGCTCCTCGGCAGCAACAACCTCACGGGGCGCATACCAGCGGAGCTCGGCAACACGCTGACTGGCCTTCAGAGGCTAGGCCTTGACAACAACAGCTTCATCGGCCACTGGCCGGCTTCACTGGCCAACCTGACGTCCCTGCGATACCTCAGCCTCAGGATGAACAGTCTCGAGGGCACAATACCTCCCAGTTTCGGCAGCAACATGCCACGCCTTCGCTCCATCGACATCTGCTCCAACAACCTGAGTGGTGCACTCCCGTCTTCCCTGTACAATTTGTCATCGCTAGAGATCTTTGTCGCCGGAAACAACAAGCTGAATGGAAGCATTGCTTCTGATATTGGTGAAAAGTTCCCTCGGTTGAATTCTTTTGCGGTGTTCAACAACCAGTTCAGCGGGGAAATTCCTCCCTCGTTCTCCAATCTCACTAACCTCTCGAACCTGCAGCTAGCAGAAAACGGATTTCGTGGCTTCGTGCCCCGTGATCTAGGGAAGTTTAATGCTCTGGAGAATCTACAGCTGGGTGATACTATGCTTGAAGCAGGGGACATGAAGGGCTGGGAATTTGTTGATTCATTGGTAAACTGCAGTAAGCTAAAGGTTTTAGTTCTCAGTGGCAACAATTTCACAGGGCAGCTCCCTACTTCGATAGCGAAACTGTCAACATCTCTCCAGATTCTATACTTGGGTGACAGTAGGATTTCTGGAGGCATCCCCTCTGATATTGGTAATTTGGTCGGTCTAAGATCACTATACCTGTCTAATACAGACATCTCAGGTGTAATTCCAGAGAGCATTGGGAAGCTGGAAAACTTGACTGCGGTATACCTGAATAACAATAGCTTGTCTGGTCATGTCCCATCTTCCATCGGAAATCTCACCAAGCTGATGAAGCTATTCATGCAAGACAACAAATTGGAAGGACCAATCCCTGCGAATCTTGGTAAGCTGAAAAGCCTTGAAGTTCTTGATTTATCAAGAAATCACCTCAATGGTTCGATCCCAAAAGAAATTTTGGAGCTGCCTTCCCTTACACAGTACTTGAATTTATCATACAACTCTCTCTCTGGAGCGCTTCCTTCTGAAGTTGGGAGCTTATCTAGCCTCAGCGAGTTGATTCTGTCAGGAAACCAATTGTCTGGCCTGATGCCAAGTAGCATAAAAAAGTGCATAGTGCTGACTGTAATGTCATTGGACAGTAACTCTTTTCAAGGAACTATACCTGAGTTTCTTGGGGACATTAAGGGGCTCCGCTTACTGAACCTAACCATGAACATGTTTTCTGGTGTGATTCCTGATGCCCTTGGTAGCATCCACAGCCTGCAAGAGTTGTATCTAGCGTACAACAACTTGTCCGGGCCTGTCCCAGCAGTCCTGCAGAATGTGACATCATTATCAAAGTTGGATCTATCTTTCAATGATCTGCAAGGTGAAGTGCCAAAAGaaggtatttttaaaaacttatctTACTTGTCTTTAGCTGGAAACAGTGAGCTTTGTGGGGGAGCATCCCATCTTCACCTGCCTGCATGCTCCACACATGCTGTTAGAACTAGAAGCAAAATGTGGTTAAGGTCTCTTAAAATAGCTCTAGCAGCAATAGCTGTAGTCTTGTTCTTAGCTCTAGTTATGGCGATCATTCTGTTATTCCATCGTAGAAAGCCTATAGATAGGAAGAAAGGACAGCCCTTAACTCGAGTTGTTAAGGAACACTATGAAAGAGTTTCTTATCAGGACTTGTCAAATGGAACCAAGGGATTTTCTCATGACAATTTGCTTGGAAAAGGAAGCTATGGTGCAGTCTATAAATGCACTTTTTTTGATGAGGAAACTATTGCTGCTGTAAAGGTGTTTTACCTTGAGCAGTCTGGATCTACCAGAAGTTTTGTGGCAGAATGTGAAGCACTGAGAAGGGTTCGCCACCGTTGTCTCATAAAGATCATCACTTGCTGCTCAAGCATAAATAATCAAGGTCAAGATTTCAAGGCACTAGTTTTTGAGTTTATGCCCAATGGAAGCTTATATGGTTGGCTTCATCCAAAATCTGATAGGCCCACTGTTGCCAATACTTTGAGCCTAATTCAAAGGCTGGACATTGCTGTTGATATTGTGGATGCTCTGGAATATCTTCATAATGATTGCCAACCACCGATCGTTCACTGTGATCTCAAGCCAAGCAACATCCTTCTTGCTGACGACATGAGTGCTCGAGTTGGAGATTT
This is a stretch of genomic DNA from Oryza brachyantha chromosome 1, ObraRS2, whole genome shotgun sequence. It encodes these proteins:
- the LOC102717755 gene encoding receptor kinase-like protein Xa21; its protein translation is MAMAPTSLLLSLSIVLHLALAAAGAEGEDAAALLAFKAAAVGGGGVLASWNGSAAGVCSWEGVRCDRLRRVVALSLRGQDLSGTLSPAVGNLTSLRVLNLSYNWLHGEIPASLGRLRLLGTLDLSFNTFSGDVPGNLTSCTSLKNLLLGSNNLTGRIPAELGNTLTGLQRLGLDNNSFIGHWPASLANLTSLRYLSLRMNSLEGTIPPSFGSNMPRLRSIDICSNNLSGALPSSLYNLSSLEIFVAGNNKLNGSIASDIGEKFPRLNSFAVFNNQFSGEIPPSFSNLTNLSNLQLAENGFRGFVPRDLGKFNALENLQLGDTMLEAGDMKGWEFVDSLVNCSKLKVLVLSGNNFTGQLPTSIAKLSTSLQILYLGDSRISGGIPSDIGNLVGLRSLYLSNTDISGVIPESIGKLENLTAVYLNNNSLSGHVPSSIGNLTKLMKLFMQDNKLEGPIPANLGKLKSLEVLDLSRNHLNGSIPKEILELPSLTQYLNLSYNSLSGALPSEVGSLSSLSELILSGNQLSGLMPSSIKKCIVLTVMSLDSNSFQGTIPEFLGDIKGLRLLNLTMNMFSGVIPDALGSIHSLQELYLAYNNLSGPVPAVLQNVTSLSKLDLSFNDLQGEVPKEGIFKNLSYLSLAGNSELCGGASHLHLPACSTHAVRTRSKMWLRSLKIALAAIAVVLFLALVMAIILLFHRRKPIDRKKGQPLTRVVKEHYERVSYQDLSNGTKGFSHDNLLGKGSYGAVYKCTFFDEETIAAVKVFYLEQSGSTRSFVAECEALRRVRHRCLIKIITCCSSINNQGQDFKALVFEFMPNGSLYGWLHPKSDRPTVANTLSLIQRLDIAVDIVDALEYLHNDCQPPIVHCDLKPSNILLADDMSARVGDFGISRILTESASKTLQNSSNTIGIRGSIGYVAPEYGEGSAVSTLGDVYSLGILLLEMFTGMSPTDDMFRDSLDLHSFAEAAHPDRILEIADPTLWVHADTKDSITRSRVQECLISVIGLGLSCSKHQPKERMLIQDAAVKMHAIRDEAYLMFSGSFSVDMEDETKQI